Proteins encoded in a region of the Oryctolagus cuniculus chromosome 10, mOryCun1.1, whole genome shotgun sequence genome:
- the LOC100341783 gene encoding large ribosomal subunit protein uL14, translating into MSKRGRGGSSGAKFQISLGLPVGAVINCADNTGAKNLYIISVKGIKGRLNRLPAAGVGDMVMATVKKGKLELRKKVHPAVVIRQRKSYRRKDGVFLYFEDNAEVIVNNKGEMKGSAITGPVAKECADLWPRIASNAGSIA; encoded by the coding sequence ATGTCGAAGCGAGGACGTGGCGGGTCCTCCGGCGCGAAATTTCAGATTTCCCTGGGTCTTCCGGTAGGCGCCGTGATCAACTGCGCCGACAACACGGGAGCCAAAAATCTGTATATCATCTCTGTGAAGGGGATCAAGGGACGGCTGAACAGACTTCCCGCCGCTGGCGTGGGTGACATGGTGATGGCCACGGTCAAGAAAGGCAAACTGGAGCTCAGGAAGAAGGTCCATCCAGCAGTGGTGATTCGACAACGAAAGTCCTACCGGAGAAAAGATGGCgtgtttctttattttgaagataACGCAGAAGTCATAGTAAACAATAAAGGCGAGATGAAAGGTTCTGCCATCACTGGACCAGTTGCAAAGGAGTGTGCAGACTTGTGGCCTAGGATTGCATCCAATGCAGGCAGCATTGCATGA